One Alteromonas sp. KC3 DNA segment encodes these proteins:
- a CDS encoding aminotransferase-like domain-containing protein has protein sequence MAKYDELARQINAQIERGVWVKGEKLPSLRKQAEQTGFSLMTVLHAYQLLESQGVISSKARSGFVVAASTDPKQSARVHSRVEVSDAVSVNDFVYEVLQASRDPHMFSLGFAYPDPSLYPRQHLNKSISCAAQQISLTSAMDNLPPGNLELRKIIAKRYAARGVSISPDDIIITAGALEALNLSLQACTQPGDWVVIESPVFYGALQALQRLGLKAITVKVTPENGLDVAALERALQNHPVKACWLMSSYQNPLGYSLSDDTKQRIAGLLDTYNVSLIEDDVYAELYAQGKAPLPIKHFIKNTNSMLCSSFSKSLVAGYRIGWVAAGKNALSIQKQQLMSTLATSAPIQLALVDYLTKKNYELHLKQLRKKLIVRKKDMVDFLCELLKDVATVYSHSGGYFVWIECQPHIDAMQVYQEALRLNITIAPGKLFSVTEQYDHCFRLNASFELNEARRNQLRKLAHFIKELSKEEQYSTDLNSI, from the coding sequence GTGGCTAAGTATGACGAACTCGCTCGTCAAATTAACGCTCAAATCGAACGCGGTGTTTGGGTAAAAGGTGAGAAACTACCGTCGCTCAGAAAGCAAGCCGAGCAAACCGGCTTTAGTCTCATGACGGTGCTACACGCATATCAATTGCTTGAAAGTCAGGGCGTCATTAGCTCAAAGGCACGCTCAGGGTTTGTGGTAGCGGCGTCTACCGATCCTAAGCAATCTGCCAGAGTACATAGCAGAGTCGAGGTTTCAGATGCCGTTAGCGTGAATGATTTTGTGTACGAGGTACTTCAGGCATCTCGCGACCCGCATATGTTTAGCCTTGGTTTTGCCTATCCAGACCCTTCTTTATATCCGCGCCAGCACCTCAACAAGTCGATTTCTTGTGCCGCTCAACAGATCTCATTAACAAGCGCTATGGACAATTTACCCCCGGGTAATCTTGAGCTTCGCAAAATAATCGCTAAGCGCTATGCCGCGCGAGGGGTCAGTATTTCACCCGATGACATTATCATTACGGCAGGCGCACTAGAGGCGCTAAATTTAAGTTTGCAGGCCTGTACGCAGCCTGGAGATTGGGTTGTTATTGAATCGCCTGTTTTTTATGGTGCCTTGCAGGCATTGCAACGGTTAGGGCTAAAAGCCATTACTGTAAAAGTTACGCCTGAAAATGGCCTAGATGTGGCAGCCCTTGAGCGTGCATTGCAAAATCATCCGGTTAAAGCCTGTTGGTTAATGAGTAGCTATCAAAACCCGCTGGGTTATTCACTGTCAGATGATACTAAGCAACGAATTGCTGGTCTGCTAGATACTTATAATGTCAGCTTAATCGAAGATGATGTCTACGCTGAGTTATACGCACAAGGCAAAGCGCCTTTGCCAATAAAACACTTTATTAAAAATACCAACAGTATGTTGTGTTCGTCATTTTCAAAATCGTTAGTGGCAGGATACCGGATAGGTTGGGTGGCTGCGGGCAAAAACGCACTCAGTATTCAAAAGCAGCAATTAATGAGTACGCTTGCCACTAGCGCGCCAATACAATTGGCATTAGTTGATTATCTGACGAAGAAAAACTACGAACTGCACTTGAAGCAGCTGCGCAAAAAACTCATCGTCCGAAAAAAAGACATGGTTGATTTTCTCTGCGAACTTCTCAAAGACGTTGCCACCGTGTACTCACACAGCGGTGGTTATTTCGTATGGATTGAGTGCCAACCTCACATAGACGCCATGCAAGTTTACCAAGAGGCCCTGCGCCTTAATATCACTATTGCTCCGGGTAAGCTATTTAGTGTAACTGAGCAATATGATCACTGCTTTCGCCTTAATGCCTCATTCGAACTTAATGAAGCAAGACGCAATCAACTTCGCAAGTTAGCCCATTTCATAAAAGAACTGTCAAAAGAAGAACAATATAGTACAGATTTAAATAGCATCTGA
- the ccoG gene encoding cytochrome c oxidase accessory protein CcoG: MSAVKIRQEDIIVCEPVGDNKIYIREETGRYQKIRRYLNVLLVALFIALPFLQYQGQQAILFDVGQQTLTLFKWVLYPQDLMIFALLFILAAFTLFLVTRHYGRVWCGFTCPQTVWTLGFNWIERRIEGTHNHSKALDKQTLSPRKFAVKSAKHTAWLATSLLTALVFMSYFYPATQLYREFLTFSAPALISGWTLFFAVCTYINAGWIREKMCTHMCPYSRFQAAMFDNSTSLVTYDNARGENRGPRKRNSTTHNLGDCVDCTLCVQVCPAGIDIRNGIQYECINCGLCIDACDKVMAKFGYASKLIRFARAGRSTGRRFTNYLYGMAIIAIILAMAGWAFDRQDFEGAISRDRNTLYRENNAGRIENTYTLTLLNKSRISKQFAVAITAPMDMRIRQINDIIVAPGEKRIVPFSVEAMRFPNKEMTHVSFDVIDKHTGRVEQHTVMFYAR, translated from the coding sequence ATGTCAGCGGTGAAAATTAGGCAGGAAGACATTATTGTTTGTGAACCTGTCGGCGACAACAAAATTTATATTCGTGAAGAGACAGGACGCTATCAAAAAATAAGGCGTTACCTTAATGTCCTGCTGGTGGCACTGTTTATTGCACTTCCTTTTCTGCAATACCAAGGTCAGCAAGCCATTTTGTTTGATGTTGGCCAACAAACACTGACACTCTTTAAGTGGGTTTTGTATCCACAAGATCTTATGATTTTTGCGCTGCTATTTATACTTGCAGCGTTTACCTTATTTTTAGTCACTCGCCATTACGGTAGAGTGTGGTGTGGCTTTACCTGTCCGCAAACCGTTTGGACTCTCGGGTTCAACTGGATAGAGCGGCGAATTGAAGGTACACATAATCACAGTAAAGCATTAGACAAACAAACGCTCTCACCACGCAAATTCGCAGTAAAAAGTGCAAAGCACACTGCATGGCTCGCCACAAGTCTACTTACCGCGTTAGTTTTTATGTCGTATTTTTATCCGGCAACACAGCTATATCGCGAGTTTTTGACATTCTCTGCACCTGCGCTTATTTCAGGGTGGACGCTTTTTTTTGCCGTATGTACTTATATAAATGCGGGGTGGATAAGAGAAAAAATGTGCACGCACATGTGTCCGTATTCTCGTTTTCAAGCCGCCATGTTTGACAATAGTACTTCGCTAGTAACCTATGATAATGCACGAGGTGAGAACCGAGGCCCTAGAAAGCGCAATTCAACTACCCACAACTTGGGTGACTGCGTTGACTGTACCTTGTGTGTTCAAGTGTGCCCGGCAGGCATTGATATTCGCAATGGCATTCAATATGAATGCATTAACTGTGGCTTGTGTATCGACGCGTGTGACAAGGTGATGGCGAAGTTTGGGTATGCGAGTAAGCTTATTAGGTTTGCTCGTGCTGGTAGATCAACTGGGCGTAGGTTCACCAACTATTTGTACGGCATGGCGATTATTGCAATTATTCTTGCAATGGCTGGGTGGGCATTCGACAGACAAGATTTTGAAGGGGCTATCAGTCGCGATCGCAATACGCTGTATCGCGAGAACAATGCTGGACGAATAGAAAATACGTACACCCTTACATTGCTCAATAAATCACGTATCAGTAAACAGTTTGCTGTTGCTATCACCGCGCCCATGGATATGAGAATTAGGCAAATAAATGACATTATTGTTGCGCCAGGAGAAAAACGCATCGTACCTTTTTCTGTAGAAGCCATGCGTTTTCCTAATAAGGAAATGACTCACGTAAGCTTTGATGTTATCGATAAGCACACGGGGAGAGTCGAGCAGCACACCGTGATGTTCTACGCTCGCTAA
- the cysG gene encoding siroheme synthase CysG, whose protein sequence is MDYFPLFLDARQLNVLIVGAGEVAARKLELIMKTPATITVVAPWVCDTVKQLAQNEKVTLIEREFENSDLTHKDMVFIATDKGDVNQHIHDLARANKVLVNVVDNTPLCQFITPSIVDRSPIVIAMSSGGVAPVLLRYLRQKLETVLPANLSRLGAFSEKFREKVKQTLNGVTARRYFWEDVLDGDIAEMVEKGQDKKADEAFELALQAAAEDKKVEGQVYLVGAGPGDPDLLTFRALRLMQKADVVVYDRLVSPQILELVRRDAEKIYVGKAKSNHTLPQDDINQLMVDEAKKGNRVVRLKGGDPFIFGRGGEEIQTLIQHGIDFQVVPGITAASGASSYAGIPLTHRDHAQSVVFATGHLKNGTIDLNWPALAQKNQTAVFYMGLTGLPIICQQLIAHGLAPSTPIALVQSATTEKQAVLTGTLDNIVEKQEAAQLQPPTLIIVGSVVSLHAELDWFNG, encoded by the coding sequence ATGGATTACTTTCCGTTATTTCTCGATGCTAGACAACTCAATGTCCTCATTGTTGGGGCAGGTGAAGTTGCCGCACGTAAGCTAGAACTTATCATGAAAACGCCTGCTACCATTACCGTGGTTGCGCCTTGGGTTTGCGATACAGTAAAACAGCTTGCGCAAAACGAGAAGGTAACGCTTATTGAACGTGAGTTTGAAAATAGCGACCTTACCCATAAAGACATGGTTTTTATCGCCACGGATAAAGGCGATGTGAACCAGCATATTCACGATCTAGCACGTGCTAACAAAGTGCTCGTAAACGTGGTCGACAATACGCCGCTATGCCAGTTCATTACCCCATCGATTGTTGACCGCTCACCGATTGTCATTGCTATGAGCAGTGGCGGCGTGGCCCCTGTGTTGTTGCGCTATTTGCGTCAGAAACTTGAAACAGTACTGCCGGCTAATTTAAGTCGACTGGGCGCATTTTCAGAGAAATTCCGTGAAAAAGTAAAGCAGACGCTTAACGGCGTTACTGCTCGTCGATACTTTTGGGAAGACGTCCTCGATGGTGATATTGCTGAAATGGTGGAAAAAGGCCAAGACAAAAAAGCCGATGAAGCCTTTGAGCTTGCGCTGCAAGCGGCTGCAGAAGACAAAAAAGTGGAAGGTCAGGTCTATTTGGTTGGCGCAGGTCCTGGCGATCCAGACTTACTCACGTTTCGAGCCCTACGCTTAATGCAAAAAGCAGATGTGGTGGTATACGACCGCTTAGTATCGCCTCAAATTCTTGAGCTTGTGCGTCGAGATGCTGAGAAAATTTACGTGGGTAAGGCGAAAAGCAATCACACGCTCCCTCAAGATGACATTAACCAGTTAATGGTTGATGAAGCTAAGAAAGGGAATCGCGTGGTGCGTTTAAAAGGTGGAGACCCTTTTATTTTCGGTCGCGGGGGAGAAGAAATTCAAACCCTTATCCAACACGGTATCGACTTTCAAGTGGTGCCTGGTATCACAGCTGCTAGCGGCGCATCTAGCTACGCGGGTATTCCGCTAACACATAGGGATCACGCACAATCAGTGGTATTTGCAACGGGACATTTAAAAAACGGCACAATCGATCTCAACTGGCCAGCCCTTGCGCAAAAAAACCAAACCGCGGTGTTTTACATGGGCTTAACTGGCCTGCCTATTATCTGCCAGCAGCTGATTGCACATGGACTTGCACCCTCGACGCCAATCGCGTTAGTGCAGTCTGCCACTACCGAAAAACAAGCGGTGCTTACCGGTACGCTAGACAATATTGTTGAAAAACAAGAAGCAGCACAGCTACAGCCGCCGACACTCATTATTGTTGGCTCAGTAGTTAGCCTGCATGCCGAACTAGATTGGTTTAACGGCTAG
- a CDS encoding DEAD/DEAH box helicase translates to MTTTVDMTFKDLNLPEPILQALEKVGYEKPSPIQAESIPLLLEGHDLLGQAQTGTGKTAAFALPMLANIDPEQRKPQLLVLAPTRELAIQVAEAFQVYASFSQKIKVLPVYGGQSYDNQIRQLKRGVQVVVGTPGRIIDHIKRKTLDLSELKFLVLDEADEMLRMGFIDDVELILSHAPEERQTALFSATMPGPIKKITQRYLKDPKHVKIASKVSTASTIRQRYCQIAPHHKLEALTRIMEVEAFDGMIIFVRTKTATVELADKLSARGYDVEPLNGDIPQAARERTVEKLKQGQIDILVATDVVARGLDVERVSHVINFDIPYDSESYVHRIGRTGRAGRQGDAILFISHREKRLLFSIEKTTKQPIEAMPIPSISEINETRLSRFKQSVAEAAQDDSIETLMPIVEMIKEENEASPEVLMAALLKIAQGDEPLILKESDRPDLHSKPPRDSRDRNSRDGRERKPRAPRTSRKPEEGMQRFRIEVGHVHGAKPGNIVGAIANEANINSKHIGAIEIYDNFSTVDLPDGMPKETRDTLQGTRVAGQRLNIREWSDTPPPKGRGDRGNRGDRAPRGNREDRGNRGNREDRGNRGDRENRKRKN, encoded by the coding sequence ATGACCACAACTGTCGACATGACATTTAAAGACCTCAATTTACCAGAACCTATCTTACAAGCCCTTGAAAAAGTTGGCTACGAGAAGCCGTCTCCTATTCAAGCTGAAAGTATTCCGCTTTTACTTGAAGGGCACGATTTACTCGGTCAGGCACAGACAGGGACAGGAAAAACCGCTGCGTTTGCCCTGCCCATGTTGGCAAATATCGATCCTGAGCAACGTAAGCCGCAATTACTGGTATTGGCCCCAACCCGTGAATTAGCTATTCAGGTTGCAGAGGCGTTTCAGGTTTATGCGAGCTTTAGTCAAAAAATTAAAGTACTACCAGTATACGGCGGTCAGTCGTACGACAACCAAATTCGCCAGCTTAAGCGCGGCGTACAGGTTGTTGTAGGAACACCAGGCCGTATCATCGACCACATTAAGCGTAAAACGCTAGATTTAAGTGAACTTAAGTTCCTTGTTCTAGACGAGGCAGACGAAATGCTTCGCATGGGCTTTATTGATGATGTTGAGCTTATTCTTAGCCACGCACCAGAGGAGCGCCAAACTGCGCTGTTCTCGGCAACCATGCCTGGCCCAATTAAGAAAATTACTCAGCGTTACTTAAAAGACCCTAAGCACGTTAAAATTGCGTCTAAGGTAAGTACCGCAAGTACAATTCGCCAGCGTTACTGCCAGATAGCACCGCACCATAAGCTTGAAGCGCTAACCCGTATTATGGAAGTGGAAGCGTTCGACGGCATGATTATTTTCGTGCGTACCAAAACGGCAACCGTTGAACTCGCTGACAAGCTATCTGCCCGTGGTTATGATGTTGAGCCGCTAAACGGCGACATTCCTCAGGCAGCCCGTGAACGTACGGTAGAAAAGCTTAAACAAGGTCAAATTGACATTCTTGTTGCTACCGACGTTGTGGCTCGTGGACTTGACGTTGAGCGTGTAAGCCACGTTATCAACTTCGATATTCCATACGACAGTGAATCTTATGTTCACCGTATTGGCCGTACCGGCCGTGCTGGTCGTCAAGGTGATGCGATCCTATTTATCTCTCACCGTGAAAAGCGCTTGTTGTTCTCAATTGAGAAAACCACTAAGCAGCCTATTGAAGCAATGCCAATTCCTTCAATTAGCGAAATTAACGAGACGCGCCTAAGCCGCTTTAAGCAGTCGGTTGCTGAAGCAGCCCAGGACGATAGCATCGAAACCTTGATGCCAATCGTTGAAATGATTAAAGAAGAAAACGAAGCGTCGCCTGAAGTGTTAATGGCAGCACTGCTTAAGATAGCACAAGGCGATGAGCCGCTGATTCTTAAAGAGTCTGACCGTCCTGACCTTCACAGCAAGCCACCGCGTGACAGCCGTGATAGAAACAGCCGCGATGGCCGTGAGAGAAAGCCAAGAGCCCCGCGCACAAGTCGTAAGCCGGAAGAAGGCATGCAGCGTTTCCGTATTGAGGTAGGCCATGTGCACGGTGCTAAGCCGGGCAACATTGTTGGTGCTATTGCAAACGAGGCAAATATAAATTCGAAGCACATTGGTGCAATCGAGATTTATGACAACTTTAGTACAGTTGACTTACCTGATGGTATGCCGAAAGAAACACGCGACACACTGCAAGGTACTCGTGTTGCCGGCCAGCGTTTGAACATTCGCGAATGGTCAGATACACCGCCACCTAAGGGTCGTGGCGATCGTGGTAACCGCGGTGACAGAGCGCCTCGCGGAAACCGAGAAGATCGTGGCAATCGCGGAAATCGCGAAGACCGTGGCAATCGCGGCGATCGTGAAAACCGTAAGCGTAAGAACTAA
- the prsT gene encoding XrtA/PEP-CTERM system TPR-repeat protein PrsT: MKKHTPIKTVTRMSVAALLLSSLITGCSEKSMESHLEEARGYVAAQQLDAAIVEYKNAIQKSPDSPQPRFELGKLYLQKQNFAAAEKELNKAMELGQSAGEVIPMLSLAYQQSGAENALADVDYRAKGMTAVESAEVGFYKLQALMQLGKQDEAVTLIEDLSTLDTSSVYKGLIDSYVYIIDNDLEGALSATQALREQAPNNKDVLQQLAKLYLQGGESQKAAEVYGDYVSAYPNDITSKFAYAALLVEERDLDKAEPIVDELLKLNDAHPLLNTFKGIIESAKGNYANALSYLEIAVQNGRSDQVVRLVAGFSAYQIQDFESAQRHLTMIASGLPDNHPGLRMLADSMLQLGENDEALAVLNRVEGAQSADAALFSKASYQLLRDGNVQGAKQMVERSEAVSTNAEDLSRLGILQLSLNDIEGIVNLEQAVDKAPQSATTQGTLIRAYIATNQLEKAKQSALAWHEATPDASTPLVYLASIAIAQTDYEAASNYLDKATQLTKDDVEVTYARAKLLIAQDKKDDAIALIKSILKTSPTDAQAISMWYALAVEQDNVKEVIDYAQQQLASQPNEAGLRLLVARMYSLEGDLDKTLSLLNDIQADETTPIAYWNLKGQALVATNKVADATAFFDRWLSFYPQDKNAVLGKLLILDSQKQFASGLTLVDKTLEKRSDAQLTLLKAYFHSRLGQAKPAWTIINATNDEVRALPFVRGVIARLHLVERKPQEAVPHAEAAYDATQNADNALLLTAAYEMSGEKDKAFAFLEKHVKSHQNDIQSSMLLAERQLPKDRKAAMTTYEDILKINPQNFVVLNNLAYLNLEDNKLKRAEELAKRAVAIQPENAETKDTLAQIYIAKGNKEDALKLYDEMLVKPIASDEVYLNYVELLLQLDKKQLAQRRLASREFTSSVSKDRVDSLKTTYGI; encoded by the coding sequence ATGAAAAAGCACACGCCTATTAAAACAGTGACACGAATGTCAGTGGCCGCGTTACTACTAAGCTCACTCATTACTGGGTGTAGTGAGAAATCCATGGAGAGCCATTTAGAAGAGGCTCGCGGTTATGTCGCTGCCCAGCAGCTTGATGCGGCTATTGTTGAATATAAAAATGCCATTCAAAAGTCGCCAGATTCACCTCAACCTCGATTCGAGCTGGGAAAACTCTATCTTCAAAAACAAAATTTCGCGGCAGCTGAAAAAGAATTGAATAAAGCGATGGAGTTAGGGCAGTCAGCTGGCGAGGTTATACCCATGCTGTCGTTAGCCTATCAACAGTCAGGGGCTGAAAATGCCTTGGCTGATGTAGATTATCGCGCTAAGGGTATGACAGCAGTTGAATCGGCAGAAGTAGGCTTTTATAAGCTTCAAGCTCTCATGCAGCTTGGTAAACAAGATGAAGCGGTAACATTAATCGAAGATCTTTCTACACTCGACACATCGTCTGTTTATAAAGGGCTTATCGATAGCTACGTTTATATCATAGACAATGATTTAGAAGGTGCGCTGAGCGCAACTCAGGCATTGCGTGAGCAAGCGCCAAATAACAAAGACGTGTTGCAACAGCTCGCGAAACTTTATCTACAAGGGGGAGAATCGCAAAAGGCAGCGGAAGTCTACGGCGATTATGTGTCAGCATACCCCAATGACATTACCAGTAAGTTTGCTTATGCCGCACTACTTGTCGAGGAACGAGACCTTGATAAGGCAGAGCCAATCGTTGATGAACTGTTGAAGTTAAATGACGCTCATCCACTACTTAACACCTTTAAAGGCATTATTGAGTCTGCCAAGGGTAACTATGCGAATGCACTATCTTATCTTGAAATAGCTGTACAAAACGGGCGTAGCGATCAGGTCGTCAGGTTAGTGGCAGGCTTTAGTGCTTATCAAATTCAAGATTTTGAGTCGGCACAGCGCCACCTCACCATGATTGCATCTGGACTACCTGATAACCATCCAGGATTACGCATGCTTGCCGACAGCATGCTTCAACTTGGCGAAAATGATGAAGCCCTTGCAGTGCTTAACCGCGTAGAAGGCGCACAAAGCGCAGATGCTGCGCTTTTCTCAAAGGCGAGCTATCAGTTGCTAAGAGACGGCAACGTTCAGGGCGCAAAACAAATGGTGGAACGCTCCGAGGCAGTCAGTACCAATGCTGAAGACTTGTCGCGATTAGGTATTCTTCAACTGTCGCTCAACGACATAGAAGGGATAGTGAATCTCGAGCAAGCCGTTGACAAAGCGCCCCAGTCAGCCACAACACAAGGCACCTTAATTCGCGCTTATATTGCCACTAATCAGCTTGAAAAGGCAAAGCAGTCAGCACTGGCATGGCATGAAGCCACGCCGGATGCATCAACCCCATTGGTTTATTTAGCAAGCATTGCGATTGCCCAAACGGACTATGAAGCGGCGAGCAATTACCTTGATAAAGCGACACAATTAACCAAGGACGACGTTGAAGTGACTTATGCAAGAGCAAAACTGCTAATTGCACAAGATAAAAAAGATGACGCCATTGCACTGATAAAGTCGATACTTAAAACGTCTCCAACAGACGCGCAAGCCATATCGATGTGGTATGCCTTGGCTGTGGAGCAAGACAATGTAAAAGAGGTGATTGATTACGCACAGCAGCAGCTGGCTTCTCAACCAAATGAGGCAGGGCTTCGCTTACTCGTTGCTCGTATGTATTCGTTAGAAGGTGATCTGGATAAAACACTATCGCTGCTAAACGATATTCAAGCTGATGAGACTACGCCGATTGCTTATTGGAATCTAAAAGGGCAAGCACTTGTTGCCACCAACAAAGTGGCCGATGCTACCGCGTTTTTTGACCGCTGGTTGTCATTTTACCCGCAAGATAAAAATGCAGTATTGGGTAAGCTCTTAATCCTCGATTCACAAAAACAATTCGCGAGCGGCTTAACGCTTGTAGACAAAACCCTTGAAAAGCGAAGTGATGCACAGCTTACTTTGCTGAAAGCCTATTTTCATAGTCGTTTAGGCCAAGCAAAACCGGCGTGGACTATTATTAATGCGACGAATGACGAGGTGCGGGCATTACCTTTTGTAAGAGGTGTTATTGCGAGGTTGCACTTAGTAGAACGCAAACCACAAGAGGCTGTACCACACGCTGAAGCTGCATATGACGCCACGCAAAATGCCGATAATGCATTATTGCTAACGGCTGCCTACGAAATGTCGGGTGAGAAAGACAAAGCGTTTGCGTTCTTGGAAAAGCACGTGAAGTCCCATCAAAATGATATACAAAGTAGTATGTTGTTAGCAGAGCGACAATTGCCCAAAGACAGAAAGGCGGCAATGACAACGTATGAAGACATTTTGAAGATAAACCCCCAAAACTTTGTTGTACTTAATAATTTGGCGTATTTAAATTTAGAAGATAATAAGCTGAAGCGTGCCGAAGAGTTGGCAAAACGTGCTGTTGCTATTCAGCCTGAGAACGCTGAAACGAAAGATACGTTGGCACAAATCTATATCGCAAAGGGCAACAAAGAAGATGCGCTCAAGCTATACGATGAAATGTTAGTAAAACCTATTGCCAGTGATGAAGTGTATCTCAATTACGTAGAGCTACTGTTGCAACTGGATAAGAAGCAATTAGCGCAACGTCGTCTTGCCAGCAGAGAGTTCACCTCATCAGTGTCAAAAGACAGAGTAGACAGCTTGAAAACCACATATGGTATCTAG
- a CDS encoding ion transporter, which yields MQASELQNKFERIRANKWFEAFVISVIVISALLVGAKTYELPAGFSSITLFLDWFISAFFLTEITIRFLAEKRKRYFFKSFWNWFDTLIVIISLIPADDTELALIARLVRVFRVLRMISIIPELRILLVSLVKALPQLGYVMLLMFIIFYIYAAVGSTLFENINPVLWGDITISMLTLFRIMTFEDWTDVMYETQEVYSLSWIFYLTFIFFTAFAFLNMVIGIVVNVMERENEKARAEKQAELLAEQVAQGNVEPTLKDVMDELKALKAQLKQADIAPK from the coding sequence ATGCAAGCCTCTGAACTTCAAAATAAATTTGAACGAATTCGTGCTAACAAATGGTTTGAAGCCTTCGTTATCAGCGTTATCGTGATTTCAGCGCTGTTAGTTGGCGCAAAAACCTACGAACTTCCCGCAGGGTTTTCTTCAATAACCCTGTTCTTAGATTGGTTTATCAGTGCGTTTTTCCTAACAGAGATCACCATTCGTTTTCTGGCTGAAAAACGCAAACGCTACTTTTTTAAAAGCTTCTGGAACTGGTTTGACACCTTAATTGTGATTATCAGCTTAATTCCAGCCGACGACACCGAATTAGCTCTTATTGCACGGCTAGTTAGGGTATTTAGAGTACTTAGGATGATATCAATCATTCCTGAGCTTCGCATTTTACTGGTATCACTGGTGAAAGCGCTGCCTCAACTCGGCTATGTAATGTTGCTGATGTTTATTATTTTCTATATTTACGCTGCTGTTGGCAGCACGTTATTTGAAAATATTAACCCAGTATTGTGGGGCGATATCACGATATCCATGTTGACGTTATTTAGAATAATGACGTTTGAAGATTGGACTGACGTGATGTATGAAACACAAGAGGTCTATTCACTAAGTTGGATTTTTTATCTTACGTTTATCTTCTTTACCGCATTTGCTTTTTTAAACATGGTTATCGGTATCGTGGTGAACGTGATGGAGCGCGAAAACGAAAAGGCACGCGCTGAAAAGCAAGCGGAGCTGCTCGCTGAGCAAGTAGCGCAAGGCAACGTGGAGCCAACGCTCAAAGACGTAATGGATGAACTCAAAGCCTTAAAAGCGCAGCTAAAACAGGCTGATATAGCGCCAAAATAA